Proteins co-encoded in one Papaver somniferum cultivar HN1 chromosome 5, ASM357369v1, whole genome shotgun sequence genomic window:
- the LOC113279363 gene encoding uncharacterized protein LOC113279363, translating into MLMKPCWKIQIGEEEWTKLFKGKFQDKKGKWIDYYKKSSIWSGIKWVSAEVAEHTRWLVGDETEISVWDDVWIKEISLKDTFPANNIMVQNQDMKVADLIKDGEWQIPSNFFQFFAAIDLPVIDQKGDRRIWSATSSGNFSVASAYNCIRKKFQPVKWANTVWHKSIHPNVSSNVWKILRGVVPTDETMKKKKFQIASRCPLCNKEEENLEHTLWFCDFSEPTWSCLGGMFQFTNPRSFNDILNFSKHKSPIVKELWRVAALTTLREIVFLRNIIIYENEQPNLKALKQKVMQFTKESEVRMKGSMWNSPYDLQILKAFELKCRNVRGNPWDAGFGFICIQGTVEYIYAMSGGLGLATNFVAEVFAVLCAGEWAISKNFPKVCFQSDSHAAAFQSGEIPWWACTRWNKIKSTLQEWYFTHSYRETNFSADSMANRGAGMAKGEKRSYLSKPDFIETMEIPERPYYKFD; encoded by the exons ATGTTGATGAAACCCTGCTGGAAAATACAAATTGGAGAAGAAGAATGGACCAAATTATTTAAAGGAAAATTCCAAGATAAGAAGGGAAAGTGGattgattattataagaaatccTCAATATGGTCAGGGATTAAATGGGTATCTGCAGAGGTAGCTGAGCATACTAGATGGTTGGTTGGTGATGAAACTGAAATTTCAGTATGGGATGATGTGTGGATAAAAGAAATATCTTTAAAGGATACTTTCCCTGCAAACAATATTATGGTACAAAACCAGGATATGAAGGTAGCAGACCTGATAAAAGATGGAGAATGGCAAATTCCATCaaattttttccaattttttgcAGCTATTGATCTACCAGTTATTGATCAAAAAGGTGACAGGAGGATATGGAGTGCAACTTCATCTGGTAATTTCTCTGTAGCTTCTGCTTATAATTGTATAAGAAAAAAATTTCAACCTGTCAAATGGGCAAATACTGTCTGGCACAAGAGTATACATCCAAATGTCTCTAGTAATGTATGGAAGATTCTGAGGGGAGTTGTTCCAACAGatgaaacaatgaagaagaagaaattccaGATAGCATCAAGGTGCCCTTTGTGCAACAAAGAAGAGGAAAATCTAGAACATACTCTCTGGTTCTGTGACTTTAGTGAACCTACTTGGAGCTGTCTTGGAGGTATGTTTCAGTTCACAAATCCTAGATCTTTTAATGATATTCTCAATTTTTCAAAACACAAGAGTCCCATAGTAAAAGAATTGTGGAGAGTAGCTGCTCTTACAACTTTAAGAGAGATTGTGTTCTTGAGAAACATAATCATTTATGAAAATGAGCAACCAAATCTAAAAGCACTTAAACAGAAGGTTATGCAGTTCACAAAAGAATCTGAGGTTAGAATGAAAGGAAGCATGTGGAATTCTCCTTATGATCTGCAGATTTTGAAAGCATTTGAATTGAAGTGTAGAAATGTGAG AGGCAATCCATGGGATGCTGGATTTGGTTTTATTTGCATACAAGGCACTGTAGAATACATTTATGCAATGTCAGGAGGTTTGGGTCTGGCTACAAATTTTGTGGCAGAAGTTTTTGCAGTTCTATGTGCAGGGGAATGGGCAATCagcaaaaactttcctaaagttTGTTTTCAGTCTGACTCACATGCAGCAGCTTTTCAATCTGGAGAGATTCCTTGGTGGGCTTGTACAAGATGGAACAAAATAAAAAGCACACTACAAGAATGGTACTTCACTCATAGCTACAGGGAGAC